A window from Pseudomonas kribbensis encodes these proteins:
- a CDS encoding glycerol-3-phosphate dehydrogenase/oxidase — protein sequence MSADWNAEWREQVLPTLAGETWDLIVIGGGISGAGILREAARRGWRCLLLEQRDFAWGTSSRSSKMVHGGLRYIAKGQWRLTRDSVRERQRLLDEAPGLVEPMSFMMPHYRGGFPGPRVLGGLLSVYDALAGRRDHRFHDAQQLRYLAPGVKENDLLGGTCFVDALTDDARLVMRVLSEARADGAVVLNGMRVEHLLRENGRVSGVQVEDCEAGASLQLRCGVLAVATGAWAERLRPPEAPRQLRPLRGSHLLLPGWRLPVAQAFTFMHEQDRRPVFVFPWEGATVVGTTDLDHRENLDQSASISGEELDYLLAACRQQFPGAEVTAADVLSTWSGVRPVVGSAAGEHQDKPSNETREHVLWQEPGCVTLAGGKLTTFRPQAIEVLKACADMLGRSFDDDAAPVFATVPPLTIPSLSPGQWRRLAGRHGRDLPRLAQLLAELGHETVGATDTLWAELAFACEAEMVLHLDDLLLRRTRLGLLLPHGGADYFPAIRRLCQPRLGWDDEHWQQEQQRYQALWQRHHGLPEIAQ from the coding sequence ATGAGCGCGGACTGGAACGCCGAATGGCGCGAGCAAGTCCTGCCGACGTTGGCGGGTGAAACCTGGGATCTGATCGTCATCGGCGGCGGTATCAGCGGCGCCGGCATCCTGCGCGAAGCCGCACGCCGTGGCTGGCGTTGCCTGTTGCTGGAGCAGCGTGATTTTGCCTGGGGCACGTCCAGTCGATCCTCGAAAATGGTCCATGGCGGTTTGCGCTATATCGCCAAGGGCCAGTGGCGGCTGACCCGGGATTCGGTGCGCGAACGCCAGCGCCTGCTCGACGAAGCGCCGGGGCTGGTGGAGCCGATGAGTTTCATGATGCCGCACTATCGCGGCGGCTTCCCCGGGCCTCGGGTGCTGGGTGGTTTGTTGTCGGTCTATGACGCATTGGCCGGGCGCCGGGATCATCGTTTCCATGATGCGCAGCAACTGCGTTATCTGGCGCCGGGCGTGAAAGAAAACGACCTGCTGGGCGGCACCTGTTTTGTCGATGCGCTGACCGATGACGCACGGCTGGTGATGCGCGTGTTGAGCGAAGCGCGGGCTGATGGCGCGGTGGTGCTCAACGGCATGCGCGTCGAACATCTGTTGCGGGAAAACGGGCGGGTAAGCGGAGTTCAGGTCGAGGATTGCGAGGCCGGTGCATCGCTGCAACTGCGTTGTGGTGTGCTGGCGGTGGCTACCGGGGCCTGGGCCGAACGCTTGCGTCCACCCGAGGCGCCGCGCCAGTTGCGTCCGTTGCGCGGCAGTCATTTGCTGCTGCCGGGCTGGCGCTTGCCAGTGGCGCAGGCCTTTACGTTCATGCACGAGCAGGACCGGCGGCCGGTGTTCGTTTTCCCGTGGGAAGGCGCCACGGTGGTGGGCACCACAGACCTCGATCATCGCGAGAATCTGGACCAGAGCGCGAGCATCAGCGGTGAAGAACTGGACTATCTGCTGGCCGCCTGCCGACAGCAGTTTCCCGGCGCTGAAGTGACAGCCGCCGACGTACTTTCGACCTGGTCCGGCGTGCGCCCGGTGGTGGGCAGTGCGGCGGGTGAGCATCAGGACAAACCGTCGAACGAAACCCGTGAACATGTGCTGTGGCAGGAGCCGGGTTGCGTCACGTTGGCCGGCGGCAAACTCACGACGTTCCGTCCGCAAGCCATCGAGGTGCTCAAGGCCTGCGCCGACATGCTCGGCCGTTCTTTTGATGACGATGCCGCGCCGGTATTTGCCACCGTGCCGCCACTGACAATTCCGAGCCTTAGTCCTGGCCAGTGGCGGCGTCTGGCCGGACGGCATGGCCGGGACCTGCCGAGGCTGGCGCAATTGCTCGCCGAACTGGGCCATGAAACGGTCGGCGCCACCGACACCTTGTGGGCCGAACTGGCCTTTGCCTGCGAAGCGGAAATGGTCCTGCACCTGGATGACCTGCTGCTGCGCCGCACCCGTCTCGGCCTGTTGCTGCCCCATGGCGGCGCGGATTATTTCCCGGCCATTCGCCGACTCTGCCAGCCACGACTTGGCTGGGACGACGAACACTGGCAACAGGAACAGCAACGCTATCAGGCGTTATGGCAACGCCATCACGGCCTGCCGGAAATCGCGCAGTGA
- a CDS encoding FAD-binding oxidoreductase, translating into MRRWNGWGDATTVVELPARGASFLHERLGEGRALPDATLEAALARVPVSRLAEHALYSIDAHDRLLHARGQSLPDWLALREGALGNYPDAVAFPETAEHIRQLLALAQAQDLCLIPYGGGTSVAGHINPPDSARPVVTVSLARMNRLLDLDEQSLLATFGPGASGPQVESQLRARGYTLGHFPQSWELSTLGGWVASRSSGQQSLRYGRIEQLFAGGTLETFAGPLQIPTFPASAAGPDLREVVLGCEGRFGIISEVKVRVSALPADERFYGVFLPSWSKALQAIQQLAQARVPLSMLRLSNAVETETQLALAGHPQQIAWLEKYLSLRGAGQGKCLLTFGVTGNRKQNALSLSQARQHLKAFGGVFTGTLLGKKWAQNRFRFPYLRENLWNAGYMVDTLETATDWSNVDNLLNLIENSLRDALAAEGERVHVFTHLSHVYGEGSSIYTTYVFRPAADYPATLTRWKALKHAASQTIVDNHGTISHQHGVGKDHAPYLPREKGALAMDTLQALSRHFDPAGRLNPGTLLQE; encoded by the coding sequence ATGCGACGCTGGAACGGCTGGGGAGATGCAACCACGGTGGTCGAACTGCCGGCCCGGGGCGCAAGTTTTCTCCATGAGCGACTGGGGGAGGGACGCGCGCTGCCCGACGCGACGCTTGAAGCAGCGTTGGCCCGGGTGCCGGTCTCTCGGCTGGCGGAACACGCCTTGTACAGCATCGATGCCCATGACCGTCTGCTGCATGCCCGGGGCCAGAGCCTGCCGGACTGGCTGGCGTTGCGTGAAGGCGCGCTGGGTAACTATCCCGACGCCGTGGCATTCCCGGAAACCGCCGAACACATTCGCCAGTTGCTGGCGCTCGCCCAGGCGCAGGATCTGTGCCTGATTCCCTACGGCGGCGGCACGTCGGTGGCCGGGCACATCAACCCGCCGGACTCTGCGCGGCCGGTGGTGACGGTGTCCCTGGCGCGGATGAATCGTCTGCTCGACCTCGACGAACAAAGCCTGCTGGCGACTTTCGGCCCCGGTGCCAGTGGTCCGCAGGTGGAAAGCCAATTGCGCGCCCGAGGCTACACGCTGGGGCACTTCCCACAGTCGTGGGAGCTGTCGACGCTGGGCGGTTGGGTGGCCAGCCGTTCCAGCGGCCAGCAGTCGTTGCGTTATGGGCGGATCGAGCAACTGTTCGCCGGCGGAACCCTGGAAACCTTTGCCGGGCCGCTACAGATTCCAACCTTCCCGGCCTCGGCGGCGGGTCCTGACTTGCGCGAAGTGGTACTGGGTTGCGAGGGGCGTTTCGGGATCATTTCCGAGGTCAAGGTGCGGGTCAGTGCGTTGCCGGCCGATGAGCGTTTCTACGGCGTGTTTCTGCCCAGCTGGAGCAAGGCGCTGCAAGCCATTCAGCAACTGGCCCAGGCGCGGGTGCCGCTGTCGATGCTGCGCTTGTCCAACGCGGTGGAAACCGAAACCCAACTTGCACTGGCCGGCCATCCGCAACAAATCGCCTGGCTGGAAAAATACCTGAGCCTGCGCGGCGCCGGGCAAGGCAAATGCCTGCTGACTTTCGGCGTGACCGGCAATCGTAAGCAGAATGCGTTGTCCCTGAGCCAGGCCCGTCAGCATCTGAAGGCCTTCGGCGGGGTGTTCACCGGCACGCTGCTCGGCAAAAAGTGGGCGCAAAACCGCTTTCGCTTTCCGTATCTGCGGGAGAACCTGTGGAACGCCGGTTATATGGTCGACACCCTGGAAACCGCCACCGACTGGAGCAACGTCGACAACCTGCTCAATCTCATCGAAAACAGCCTACGGGATGCCTTGGCGGCGGAAGGAGAGCGCGTGCACGTGTTCACCCATCTGTCCCACGTCTACGGCGAAGGTTCGAGCATCTACACCACTTACGTGTTTCGCCCGGCGGCGGACTATCCCGCGACGCTGACCCGCTGGAAGGCCCTCAAACACGCGGCCAGCCAGACCATCGTCGACAACCACGGCACCATCAGCCACCAGCACGGCGTGGGCAAGGATCACGCGCCGTACCTGCCGCGCGAAAAGGGCGCGCTGGCGATGGACACCCTGCAGGCGCTGAGCCGGCACTTCGACCCGGCCGGGCGCCTGAACCCCGGCACGCTGTTGCAGGAGTGA
- a CDS encoding AraC family transcriptional regulator yields the protein MQSLGFTSVPPLLKYLRHAEHLGLAIEPALAAAGLQAQQLSDNSLRLPGETHERLLDYFCEHSGDPLFGLNAANFVLPNSWSVLGYITMNCATLGDAMSRIMPFEKLVGDMGVSRAEMHDSHVHLIWSCRFERPRIRRHLVENVLGSWLQYARWIADTQLSPAAVWLEHSRPADTTLEQYEQFFECPVLFDQPYSALIVPLPYLQLPLRQADAHLLRTLEEHAQSLMATLEDASLEQRVKSILRQLLKEGLPRKEQVAEHLAVSVRTLQRQLHQAGTSYQQILDDLRQELAEHYLLNSTLPIQDIAQYLGFTEPRSFHRTFKSRRGMPPGEFRQTHRVSNDS from the coding sequence ATGCAATCGCTCGGCTTCACCTCCGTTCCGCCACTGCTCAAGTACCTGCGTCATGCCGAACATCTGGGACTGGCCATCGAGCCTGCGTTGGCGGCGGCGGGGTTGCAGGCGCAGCAGTTGAGCGACAACAGCCTGCGCCTGCCGGGGGAAACCCATGAACGGTTGCTCGACTACTTTTGCGAACACTCGGGCGACCCGCTGTTCGGTCTCAACGCGGCGAATTTCGTGCTGCCCAATTCCTGGAGCGTGCTGGGCTACATCACCATGAACTGCGCAACACTGGGCGACGCCATGAGCCGCATCATGCCGTTCGAGAAACTGGTGGGCGACATGGGCGTCAGCCGCGCCGAGATGCACGACAGCCACGTGCACCTGATCTGGAGCTGCCGCTTCGAACGCCCGCGGATTCGCCGGCATCTGGTGGAAAACGTGCTCGGCTCCTGGCTGCAATACGCACGCTGGATCGCCGACACCCAATTGTCGCCGGCCGCCGTGTGGCTGGAGCACTCACGCCCGGCGGACACGACGCTGGAACAGTACGAACAGTTTTTCGAATGCCCGGTGCTGTTCGATCAGCCGTATTCCGCGCTGATCGTGCCGTTACCGTATTTGCAGTTACCGCTGCGTCAGGCCGATGCGCATTTGCTGCGCACGCTGGAAGAGCACGCGCAGAGCCTGATGGCGACGCTGGAGGATGCGTCGCTGGAGCAGCGGGTCAAAAGCATCCTGCGCCAGTTGCTCAAGGAAGGTCTGCCGCGCAAGGAACAAGTGGCCGAGCATCTCGCGGTGTCCGTGCGCACGCTGCAACGCCAGTTGCATCAGGCCGGCACCTCGTATCAACAGATTCTCGATGACTTGCGCCAGGAGCTGGCCGAGCATTACCTGCTCAACAGCACCTTGCCGATTCAGGACATTGCGCAGTATCTGGGCTTCACCGAACCGCGCTCGTTTCACCGCACGTTCAAGAGCCGGCGCGGCATGCCGCCCGGTGAGTTTCGGCAGACTCACCGGGTATCGAACGACAGTTAG
- a CDS encoding FGGY-family carbohydrate kinase — protein sequence MDNHPNKRYLLAIDNGTQSVRALLFDLQGNLLGKGKVELQAYYSTQPGWAEQDPEYYWAKLGEACQQVWAQTGIDRSQIAGVSLTTQRGTVINVDAQGKPLRPAILWLDQRQSQVEGGIKGPWGWLFKLAGAQATVDYFRAQAEANWIARHQPDVWAATDKFLLLSGFLTHRLCGRFVDSVGCCVGYLPFDFKRLRWAATRDWKWQALAVRPEQLPTLHKPGETLGHITAEASLHTGIPEGVPLIAAGADKACEVLGSGVVDSGTVCLSYGTTATITSTRSRYLEIVPLIPPYPSAVPDQYNCEVMIYRGYWMVSWFKNEFGLREMQQAKEQGIEPEQLFDALVEAVPPGSMGLMLQPYWSPGIREPGVEAKGAMIGFGDVHTRAHIYRAILEGLAYALRQGMEKIEKRSKISVTRLRVAGGGSQSDAAMQLTANIFGLPAERPHVYEASGLGAAICCAVGLGLHADFPSAIAAMTRVGAVFLPQPEAQKIYERLYRDVYLRMYRQLKPLYQSIRKITGYPA from the coding sequence ATGGACAACCACCCGAACAAGCGTTACCTGCTGGCCATCGACAATGGCACCCAGAGCGTGCGCGCGCTGCTCTTCGATTTGCAGGGCAATCTGCTCGGCAAGGGCAAGGTTGAATTGCAGGCCTATTACTCGACGCAACCGGGCTGGGCCGAACAGGATCCGGAATATTACTGGGCGAAACTGGGCGAGGCCTGCCAGCAGGTGTGGGCGCAAACCGGTATCGATCGTTCGCAGATTGCCGGGGTTTCTCTCACGACCCAGCGCGGCACGGTGATCAATGTCGATGCTCAGGGCAAGCCGTTGCGCCCGGCGATTCTCTGGCTCGATCAGCGCCAGAGCCAAGTCGAAGGCGGGATCAAGGGGCCGTGGGGCTGGCTGTTCAAACTGGCCGGCGCGCAGGCCACGGTGGATTACTTTCGCGCCCAGGCCGAGGCCAACTGGATCGCTCGCCATCAGCCTGATGTGTGGGCGGCGACCGACAAATTTCTGCTGCTCTCCGGGTTTCTCACGCATCGCCTGTGCGGGCGCTTCGTCGACTCTGTGGGCTGTTGCGTCGGATATCTGCCGTTCGACTTCAAACGTCTGCGCTGGGCCGCAACCCGTGACTGGAAATGGCAGGCGCTGGCGGTGCGTCCCGAGCAACTGCCGACCTTGCACAAACCCGGTGAAACCCTCGGCCACATAACCGCCGAAGCGAGTCTTCACACCGGCATTCCCGAAGGCGTGCCATTGATCGCGGCGGGGGCGGACAAGGCCTGTGAAGTGCTCGGTTCCGGTGTCGTCGATTCGGGTACGGTGTGCCTGTCTTACGGCACCACCGCGACCATCACCAGCACCCGTTCGCGCTATCTGGAAATCGTCCCGCTGATTCCGCCGTACCCGTCGGCGGTGCCGGATCAGTACAACTGCGAGGTGATGATTTATCGCGGCTACTGGATGGTCAGCTGGTTCAAGAACGAGTTCGGCCTGCGGGAAATGCAGCAGGCCAAAGAGCAGGGCATCGAGCCCGAGCAACTGTTCGATGCGCTGGTCGAGGCGGTGCCGCCGGGCTCGATGGGATTGATGCTGCAGCCGTACTGGTCACCGGGCATTCGCGAACCGGGTGTCGAAGCCAAAGGCGCGATGATCGGCTTCGGCGACGTGCACACCCGCGCGCATATCTACCGGGCAATCCTCGAAGGCCTGGCGTATGCCTTGCGCCAGGGCATGGAGAAAATCGAGAAGCGCTCGAAGATCTCCGTCACCCGTTTACGAGTGGCTGGCGGTGGCTCGCAAAGTGATGCGGCGATGCAACTGACGGCGAACATTTTCGGCCTGCCGGCGGAGCGTCCGCACGTCTATGAAGCGTCCGGTCTGGGGGCGGCGATTTGTTGTGCGGTGGGGCTGGGGTTGCACGCGGATTTCCCTTCGGCGATAGCGGCGATGACCCGGGTCGGCGCGGTGTTCCTGCCGCAACCCGAGGCGCAAAAGATCTATGAGCGCCTGTACAGGGACGTCTATCTGCGCATGTACCGACAGCTCAAGCCGTTGTACCAGAGCATTCGCAAGATCACTGGTTACCCGGCCTGA